The following are encoded together in the Bradymonas sediminis genome:
- the ileS gene encoding isoleucine--tRNA ligase: protein MRASLAEREPEQVAQWEEKAIYKKMVARRMEQGAERFILHDGPPYANGNIHHGHILNKTLKDFVVKYQNLAGNLCEYVPGWDCHGLPIEHQVDQNLGEKKREMSKVEIRQACREYADKWVGVQASEFRRTMAFGAWDDPYKTMSYDYEATTLRTLGRFFEKGIVYRGLKPVHWDWDAQTALAEAEVEYDEFRTEHVYVKFPIAELPENLAAKVEGKETFVVIWTTTPWTLPANLAIALHPELKYQLVASGDEVYVLAEGLREKVLEDCAIDAEAVEILETFEGRELVGEIGAGFGEQDGVRHRFAASHPWIERESPLLPADYVTLEQGTGCVHTAPGHGQEDYVLGQEFGLDVLCPVNQSGKYNIDLEIEADKGPMNLRGVHVFGANKVIPQHLAKLNRLLNQPGERIVIERYPHGWRSKKPIIFRATTQWFIAMEPESAGNPDGFRLREAALKEIENVQWVPGWGQDRIEGMVKGRPDWCISRQRSWGVPITAMYCNDCDASIATRELADYVADMVEEGGADVWFDREPKDLLPPGTTCPGCGGTDFCKEEDILDVWFDSGVSWAAVLETKLGWGDVADLYLEGSDQHRGWFQSSLLCSVGTRGNSPYKACLTHGFVTDKQGRKYSKSSKNFEPPEKMIEKYGAEILRLWVASVDYRGDISLSDEILKRVADAYRKIRNTSRFLLGNLDGYTPDKAVAYDDLYEIDKWVLHRTAETIERMREAYQDYQFHTIYHTLLQFMTVDLSSIYMDVTKDRIYCEAPDGPKRLAAQTAYAGVLNALVRAMAPILSFTAEEVWQYLPHSADEPESVFLADFPETPAEWTNPELAERWERLLEVRQEVQRALEEKRVPRKQKKPGQIGSSQEAHIRIHATGETLELLRDYSGQLDALCIVSYADVLEGEPSEADKLVEVEVEPADGKKCPRCWNYWIAPTSDDETCKRCASVVDELNAENT, encoded by the coding sequence ATGCGTGCAAGCCTGGCCGAGCGCGAGCCCGAACAGGTCGCGCAATGGGAGGAGAAAGCCATCTATAAGAAGATGGTAGCGCGACGTATGGAGCAAGGCGCCGAGCGCTTTATCCTGCACGACGGCCCTCCCTACGCCAACGGCAACATTCACCACGGGCATATTCTCAATAAGACGCTCAAAGATTTTGTGGTCAAATACCAGAATCTCGCCGGCAATCTTTGCGAATATGTGCCGGGTTGGGACTGCCACGGGCTGCCGATTGAGCATCAGGTGGATCAGAATCTGGGCGAGAAAAAACGCGAGATGTCGAAGGTCGAGATCCGCCAGGCCTGCCGCGAATACGCGGATAAATGGGTCGGCGTGCAGGCCAGCGAGTTCCGTCGCACGATGGCGTTTGGCGCCTGGGACGATCCCTATAAGACGATGTCCTACGACTATGAGGCGACCACGCTTCGTACGCTGGGGCGTTTCTTCGAGAAGGGCATCGTCTACCGCGGCCTCAAGCCAGTGCATTGGGATTGGGACGCGCAGACCGCCCTGGCCGAGGCTGAGGTCGAGTATGACGAATTTCGCACTGAGCATGTCTATGTGAAATTCCCGATCGCGGAGTTGCCCGAGAATTTGGCCGCCAAGGTCGAGGGCAAAGAGACCTTCGTGGTCATCTGGACCACCACCCCCTGGACGCTGCCGGCGAACCTCGCCATCGCCCTTCATCCCGAGCTTAAATACCAGCTCGTCGCCAGCGGCGACGAGGTCTATGTCCTGGCCGAAGGGCTGCGCGAAAAGGTCTTGGAAGACTGCGCGATTGATGCAGAAGCCGTTGAGATCCTTGAGACTTTCGAGGGGCGTGAGCTCGTCGGTGAGATCGGCGCGGGCTTCGGTGAACAGGACGGCGTGCGCCATCGCTTCGCCGCGAGTCACCCCTGGATCGAGCGTGAATCGCCGCTTTTGCCGGCCGATTATGTCACCCTCGAGCAGGGCACCGGTTGCGTGCACACCGCGCCCGGCCACGGTCAGGAGGACTATGTGCTCGGCCAGGAGTTTGGCCTCGACGTCCTCTGCCCGGTGAACCAATCCGGCAAATATAATATCGACCTTGAGATCGAGGCCGACAAAGGTCCGATGAACCTGCGCGGCGTGCATGTCTTCGGCGCCAATAAGGTCATCCCGCAGCACCTGGCCAAGCTCAACCGCCTGCTCAACCAGCCGGGCGAGCGCATCGTGATTGAGCGCTATCCGCATGGCTGGCGCTCCAAAAAGCCGATCATCTTCCGCGCGACCACCCAGTGGTTCATCGCCATGGAGCCGGAGTCCGCGGGCAATCCCGACGGCTTCCGTCTGCGCGAGGCTGCGCTCAAAGAGATCGAGAATGTGCAATGGGTGCCCGGTTGGGGACAAGATCGCATCGAGGGCATGGTCAAGGGACGCCCGGACTGGTGTATCAGCCGCCAGCGCTCCTGGGGCGTGCCGATCACGGCGATGTATTGCAACGATTGCGACGCGTCGATCGCGACCCGCGAGCTCGCCGATTACGTGGCCGATATGGTCGAAGAGGGCGGCGCGGATGTGTGGTTTGACCGCGAGCCCAAAGACCTGTTGCCCCCGGGGACGACCTGCCCGGGCTGTGGCGGCACCGATTTTTGCAAGGAAGAAGACATCCTGGACGTCTGGTTTGACTCCGGTGTTTCCTGGGCGGCCGTGCTGGAGACCAAGCTCGGCTGGGGCGATGTCGCCGACCTCTATCTTGAGGGCAGCGACCAGCACCGCGGTTGGTTCCAATCCAGCCTTTTGTGCAGCGTCGGAACCCGCGGAAACTCCCCGTATAAAGCCTGCCTGACCCACGGCTTTGTCACCGATAAGCAGGGGCGTAAATACTCGAAATCCTCCAAAAATTTCGAGCCGCCCGAGAAGATGATCGAGAAATACGGCGCCGAGATCCTGCGCCTGTGGGTCGCCAGCGTCGACTATCGCGGCGATATCTCCTTGAGCGACGAGATCCTCAAGCGCGTCGCCGACGCCTACCGTAAGATCCGCAACACGTCGCGCTTCCTGCTCGGAAACCTGGACGGGTATACCCCGGACAAAGCGGTGGCCTACGACGACCTCTATGAGATCGATAAATGGGTGCTGCACCGCACCGCCGAGACGATCGAGCGCATGCGCGAGGCGTATCAGGACTATCAATTCCACACGATTTACCACACGCTTTTGCAATTTATGACGGTCGACCTGTCGAGCATCTATATGGATGTGACCAAGGACCGCATCTATTGCGAAGCGCCCGACGGGCCCAAGCGCCTGGCCGCGCAGACCGCGTACGCGGGCGTGCTCAACGCGCTGGTTCGCGCGATGGCGCCGATCCTCTCGTTCACCGCGGAGGAAGTCTGGCAATATCTGCCGCATAGCGCCGATGAGCCGGAGTCGGTCTTCTTGGCCGACTTCCCCGAGACCCCGGCCGAGTGGACCAACCCGGAGCTCGCCGAGCGATGGGAGCGCTTGCTGGAGGTGCGCCAGGAGGTGCAGCGCGCCCTCGAAGAAAAACGCGTGCCGCGTAAGCAGAAGAAGCCCGGCCAGATTGGCAGCAGTCAGGAAGCGCATATCCGCATCCACGCCACCGGCGAGACTCTGGAGTTGTTGCGGGATTATTCCGGGCAACTCGACGCGTTATGCATCGTCAGCTACGCCGACGTGCTCGAAGGAGAACCGTCTGAGGCCGATAAATTGGTCGAGGTCGAGGTTGAGCCGGCCGATGGGAAGAAATGCCCGCGTTGCTGGAATTATTGGATTGCGCCTACGAGCGATGACGAAACCTGCAAACGCTGCGCATCGGTCGTGGACGAGCTAAACGCGGAAAACACATGA
- the lspA gene encoding signal peptidase II: protein MKPNFTKYIIFFLVILVGVALDQWSKDYASSRLATQRAGSVDHPIYLPVDEAAEGATVQSFLTAEFESNTPEEIDAIARYHTERPDGTKLAPDSPVDALDEIKVTNRKVVVIPDYWDYQYTENPGAAFGILADGHEDWRVPFFVIVSLLAVLMILFILRGVLPDQRMMIWGLSFIASGAIGNFIDRIRFGYVIDFIVWKYTDAYRWPTFNIADALICIGVGLMAIELIRDAFRPHPEDPSKPAEPAEQVG, encoded by the coding sequence ATGAAGCCAAATTTCACCAAATATATCATCTTCTTCCTCGTGATCCTGGTCGGCGTCGCGCTCGACCAGTGGAGCAAGGATTACGCCTCGTCGCGCCTGGCAACCCAGCGCGCCGGGTCGGTGGATCATCCGATCTATTTGCCGGTCGATGAGGCCGCCGAGGGCGCCACGGTGCAGTCTTTTCTGACGGCCGAATTCGAGAGCAATACGCCCGAAGAGATCGATGCCATCGCCCGCTACCACACCGAGCGCCCCGACGGCACCAAACTCGCCCCGGATAGCCCCGTCGACGCCCTCGACGAGATCAAGGTCACCAACCGCAAGGTGGTCGTGATTCCGGACTATTGGGATTATCAATATACCGAGAACCCGGGCGCCGCGTTTGGCATCCTGGCCGACGGTCACGAGGATTGGCGCGTGCCGTTTTTCGTCATCGTCAGCCTGCTGGCGGTCTTGATGATTCTCTTTATATTGCGCGGGGTTCTGCCCGATCAGCGCATGATGATCTGGGGGCTTAGCTTTATCGCGTCGGGCGCCATCGGTAACTTTATCGACCGCATTCGCTTTGGCTATGTGATCGACTTTATCGTGTGGAAATATACCGACGCCTATCGCTGGCCGACCTTCAATATCGCCGACGCGCTGATCTGCATCGGCGTGGGTTTGATGGCCATCGAGTTGATCCGCGACGCGTTTCGACCGCACCCAGAAGACCCCTCGAAACCGGCTGAGCCGGCTGAGCAGGTTGGCTGA
- a CDS encoding TonB-dependent receptor plug domain-containing protein, with translation MLRTPSTRFASKSLAILGAALLLGVAPRLVLAEDSGAEDEDYTVKTVTSAEASVEDRRVPSGFVTRVRVDDAARYGRDLSDVLEEVPGVNMRRSAGFGRPAFASVRGGNSRQLSVSLNGMRVRAPAGIGFDIGSLSLAGLDSADVYRGPAAVVQGSGGLSGALDLRTRLPQGSGESLSATAMGGSFGTYGLAANSTFSRPDYAMRLDANWQQSAGDFDFIDAQGTRHQRVNNDHWTLGLNGAGRVDLGAHALRPLLSYEMGEGGAPGPSEFQERYRDARLEQDRLIAQLGWERPALLAADWGAVDARALAGYQRRGTAYENPDGFLGSSEVADASTVESVVFNAESGIWLDFGNMIHVNLEGRREVYGATHRVDYASSREDSAIDATRNTFGAALSNELLLGGEALSLVAGLRAEYIGDESTPLGQVSGGESTTTRSWTPLMPSFGALWRARRWLKVKGNIAQTFRAPDFDELYLDMAGVRGRSDLDPERALSWDGGLELGAEKSPVAAELVWFQSEIEESIYFVARTAYLFEAANLGSGHSRGIEATVRLRPHRRMSVRGNYTWTDAWLDAMADGTPVPGQPAHQSAARAEAELGGKGGVAWLSKLASARVFAQADWRSRVYLDSFANLYNPAFWTLDLGASVAPRPGWEVAFNARNLTDQQRGADSLQRPLPGRAFYLSLKVDLGEIQ, from the coding sequence ATGTTGCGCACCCCTTCGACGCGATTTGCATCAAAATCGCTCGCTATTCTCGGCGCGGCTCTCCTCTTGGGGGTCGCGCCGCGGCTCGTTCTTGCCGAAGATTCTGGCGCAGAAGATGAGGATTATACGGTCAAAACCGTGACCTCGGCCGAGGCGTCGGTCGAGGACCGCCGCGTGCCATCGGGCTTCGTGACCCGCGTGCGCGTAGACGACGCCGCGCGCTACGGGCGAGACCTCAGCGATGTCTTGGAGGAAGTCCCGGGCGTCAATATGCGCCGAAGCGCGGGCTTCGGGCGCCCGGCCTTCGCGTCGGTGCGGGGTGGTAATTCGCGCCAACTCTCGGTCTCACTCAATGGCATGCGCGTGCGCGCGCCGGCCGGCATTGGCTTTGATATCGGCAGCTTATCGCTCGCCGGGCTGGACTCGGCGGATGTCTACCGCGGGCCGGCCGCCGTGGTGCAGGGCAGCGGGGGCTTGAGCGGGGCGTTGGACTTGCGCACGCGGCTGCCCCAGGGCAGCGGCGAATCGCTGAGCGCGACCGCGATGGGCGGGAGTTTTGGGACCTATGGGCTGGCCGCGAACAGCACGTTTTCGCGCCCCGACTACGCGATGCGCCTCGACGCGAATTGGCAGCAGAGCGCGGGCGACTTTGACTTTATCGACGCCCAGGGGACCCGCCATCAGCGCGTCAATAATGACCATTGGACCCTCGGGCTCAACGGGGCGGGGCGCGTTGATTTGGGGGCGCACGCGCTGCGCCCGCTGCTCAGCTACGAGATGGGCGAGGGCGGGGCGCCCGGGCCGAGTGAGTTCCAGGAGCGCTACCGCGACGCGCGCCTCGAGCAGGACCGCCTCATCGCTCAATTGGGGTGGGAGCGCCCGGCGCTCCTCGCCGCCGACTGGGGCGCGGTCGATGCGCGCGCCCTCGCCGGGTATCAGCGCCGCGGGACGGCCTACGAGAATCCCGACGGGTTTCTGGGGAGCAGCGAGGTCGCGGACGCCTCGACCGTCGAGAGCGTGGTGTTCAACGCCGAGAGCGGTATTTGGCTCGACTTTGGCAATATGATTCACGTGAATCTTGAGGGGCGCCGCGAGGTCTACGGGGCGACGCATCGCGTGGATTATGCGAGCTCGCGCGAGGATTCGGCCATCGACGCGACCCGCAATACTTTTGGCGCCGCGCTCTCCAATGAGCTGCTGCTGGGCGGTGAGGCGCTGAGTCTGGTCGCGGGGCTTCGGGCCGAATATATCGGCGATGAATCGACGCCATTGGGCCAGGTTTCGGGGGGCGAATCGACGACGACCCGAAGTTGGACGCCGCTGATGCCGTCCTTCGGCGCGTTGTGGCGCGCGAGGCGCTGGCTCAAGGTGAAGGGCAATATCGCCCAGACCTTTCGGGCCCCGGATTTTGACGAGTTATACCTCGACATGGCCGGCGTGCGCGGGCGCAGCGACCTCGACCCCGAGCGGGCGCTGAGCTGGGACGGCGGCCTGGAATTGGGCGCCGAGAAGTCGCCGGTCGCGGCCGAACTGGTGTGGTTTCAGAGTGAGATCGAGGAGTCGATCTATTTTGTGGCGCGCACGGCGTATCTTTTCGAGGCCGCGAACCTCGGCAGCGGGCATAGCCGCGGGATCGAGGCGACGGTTCGGCTGCGGCCGCATCGGCGCATGAGCGTGCGCGGCAATTATACCTGGACTGACGCCTGGCTCGACGCGATGGCCGATGGCACGCCGGTGCCGGGGCAGCCGGCCCATCAGAGCGCGGCGCGCGCCGAAGCCGAGCTGGGCGGAAAAGGCGGAGTTGCCTGGCTCTCGAAGTTGGCGTCGGCGCGCGTTTTTGCCCAGGCGGATTGGCGCAGCCGGGTCTACCTCGATAGCTTCGCGAACCTGTATAACCCGGCGTTTTGGACGCTGGACCTGGGCGCGTCGGTGGCGCCGCGGCCGGGCTGGGAGGTCGCGTTTAACGCCCGAAACCTCACCGATCAGCAGCGCGGCGCAGACTCGCTGCAGCGGCCGCTCCCCGGGCGCGCGTTCTACCTGTCGCTCAAAGTCGACCTCGGCGAAATACAATAA
- the ahcY gene encoding adenosylhomocysteinase gives MAKEFLNTGHELFSDLDYKVRELNPSSVRFGRKEIDMAEVEMPGLMALRARYGESKPLKGARIMGSLHMTIQTAVLIETLIALGAEVRWVSCNIYSTQDHAASAVVAGPNGSAEDPQGPAVYAWKGESIEEYWWCTFQALNWPDGQGPNLILDDGGDATMMVHLGEQYERGGGVPSAADATTADVRVLRELLAEVQEHDKTFWGKMAPGIKGVSEETTTGVHRLYQMTQEGTLLFPAINVNDSVTKSKFDNIYGCRHSLVDAIMRATDVMLAGKRALVCGYGDVGKGSVESMIGQKAKVAVTEIDPICALQATMHGLDVITVDDAIERSFDIFVTATGNKDVITAAHMQKMKHNAIVCNIGHFDNEIDMAGLEAMAKVGKVEKIEIKPQVHEWRFEDGHSIIILAEGRLVNLGCATGHPSFVMSASFTNQVLAQMELYANAEAHGTNVITLPKELDEEVARLHLEQLGVNLTEMTDEQAAYISVDKAGPYKPDYYRY, from the coding sequence ATGGCAAAAGAATTTTTGAACACCGGACACGAACTCTTCAGCGACCTTGACTATAAAGTACGCGAGCTCAACCCGAGCTCGGTGCGCTTTGGTCGCAAAGAGATCGACATGGCAGAAGTCGAGATGCCCGGCCTGATGGCGCTTCGCGCCCGCTACGGCGAGTCGAAGCCGCTCAAAGGCGCGCGCATCATGGGCTCCTTGCATATGACCATCCAGACCGCCGTGCTCATCGAGACGCTTATCGCGCTGGGCGCCGAAGTTCGCTGGGTCTCCTGCAATATCTACTCGACCCAGGATCACGCTGCGTCCGCCGTCGTCGCGGGCCCCAACGGCAGCGCCGAAGACCCGCAGGGTCCGGCCGTTTACGCGTGGAAAGGCGAGTCGATTGAAGAGTATTGGTGGTGCACCTTTCAGGCGCTTAACTGGCCGGACGGACAGGGCCCGAACCTTATCCTCGACGACGGCGGCGACGCCACGATGATGGTCCACCTGGGCGAGCAATATGAGCGTGGAGGTGGCGTCCCGTCGGCCGCCGACGCTACCACCGCCGACGTGCGCGTGCTTCGCGAGCTGCTCGCCGAAGTCCAAGAGCACGACAAAACCTTCTGGGGCAAGATGGCTCCGGGCATCAAGGGCGTCAGCGAAGAGACCACCACGGGCGTGCATCGCCTCTATCAGATGACCCAGGAAGGCACGCTGCTCTTCCCGGCCATCAACGTCAACGACTCGGTCACGAAGTCGAAATTCGACAATATCTACGGCTGCCGTCACTCGCTGGTCGACGCCATCATGCGCGCGACCGACGTGATGCTCGCGGGCAAGCGCGCGCTGGTCTGCGGCTACGGCGACGTCGGCAAAGGTAGCGTCGAGTCGATGATCGGCCAAAAAGCAAAGGTCGCCGTCACCGAGATCGACCCGATCTGCGCCCTTCAGGCCACCATGCACGGCCTGGACGTCATCACCGTCGACGACGCCATCGAGCGCAGCTTCGACATCTTCGTCACCGCCACGGGCAACAAAGACGTCATCACCGCCGCGCATATGCAGAAGATGAAGCATAACGCGATCGTGTGTAATATCGGCCACTTCGACAACGAGATCGACATGGCCGGCCTCGAGGCCATGGCCAAAGTGGGCAAGGTCGAGAAGATCGAGATTAAACCCCAGGTGCACGAGTGGCGCTTTGAGGACGGACACTCGATCATCATTTTGGCCGAAGGTCGCCTGGTCAACCTGGGCTGCGCCACCGGTCACCCGAGCTTCGTGATGAGCGCCTCGTTCACCAACCAGGTCCTGGCCCAGATGGAGCTTTACGCCAACGCTGAAGCCCACGGCACCAACGTCATCACGCTGCCCAAAGAGCTCGACGAAGAGGTCGCCCGCCTTCACCTGGAGCAGCTCGGCGTCAACCTCACCGAGATGACCGACGAGCAGGCTGCCTATATCAGCGTCGATAAAGCCGGCCCCTATAAGCCGGACTATTACCGCTATTAA
- a CDS encoding sigma-70 family RNA polymerase sigma factor — MLKINEFNTETDLAPEGSKMQVFQDTAMGYIDELYASALRYTKNERDAEDLVQETFLKAYNNWDRYQQGTNCRAWLFTILTNTFINKYRRKKKEREILNADDLRPIEQFFFNRENTSFYDSPSQDVVHGSFSQDIKDALGSLSEEFRTVVVLADLNDFSYKEVAHILDCPVGTVMSRLFRGRKMMRRALVDTAYDRGIIRDREPFLHEDSNRTRRSVRKAKLKEHREDEKKAVA; from the coding sequence ATGCTAAAAATCAACGAGTTCAACACCGAAACAGACCTAGCCCCCGAAGGCAGCAAGATGCAGGTTTTTCAAGATACCGCGATGGGGTATATTGACGAGCTCTATGCGAGCGCGCTGCGCTACACCAAGAACGAGCGCGACGCCGAGGACCTGGTCCAAGAGACCTTCCTGAAGGCCTATAATAACTGGGATCGCTACCAGCAGGGCACCAATTGCCGCGCATGGCTCTTCACGATCCTGACCAACACGTTCATCAATAAATACCGTCGCAAGAAGAAAGAGCGCGAGATCCTCAACGCCGACGATCTGCGCCCCATCGAGCAATTCTTCTTCAACCGGGAGAATACCAGCTTCTACGACAGCCCGTCTCAGGACGTCGTCCACGGCTCGTTCAGCCAGGACATCAAAGACGCGCTGGGGTCGCTCTCCGAGGAGTTCCGTACGGTCGTGGTCTTGGCCGACCTCAACGACTTCTCCTATAAAGAAGTCGCGCATATCCTGGACTGCCCGGTGGGTACGGTCATGAGCCGGCTGTTCCGTGGGCGTAAAATGATGCGCCGCGCCCTGGTCGACACCGCCTACGACCGCGGCATCATCCGCGACCGCGAGCCCTTCCTGCACGAGGACTCCAACCGCACGCGCCGCTCGGTGCGCAAGGCAAAGCTTAAGGAACATCGCGAAGACGAGAAGAAGGCAGTCGCCTAA